The following nucleotide sequence is from Cercospora beticola chromosome 2, complete sequence.
CTCTACTGTTGGGCGCCGCTATTGCGCAGGCGAACATTGTATTTCACTATGTCCAGCCTACCTGTGACTCTTCGAGTCTCTCCACCACCGGCTGCCTTCGAGGCCAAGTCTGCCTCTTAAACAACACGTAAGTGAAGCAAACCTTGGTTGAGTAACTTTTAGTTAACACCATCGCAGCTGCGTTCCGGCTTCACTCTCGACTCGAGCTAACGCTCCTCCTCACGAAGACGGCCGGTGCGGCAAAGACTTCGATGATGCCACTTGCGATCCAAAAGGCGACTACggtggctgctgcagctcacaCGGATACTGTGGCAAGACTGACACCCACTGTCTGCCCAAGAATGGCTGCCAGAATGGCTGCGAGTCGCCAACTACCTCAGACCCGCCTCAGACAACAGATCATGAGCCCACGCTCGGTCGTCCCACGGAGACTCCAACCACCGACGGTACATGCGGGGCAGAAAATGGCGGTAGTGTTTGCGGCGACTGGGTGTACGGCAGCTGTTGCTCTATGATGGGCTTCTGCGGCAACTCTTCCGCTCACTGCGGCGAAGGTTGTCAGTCCGGACCTTGCGACCAAGCACCTGTTTCTCCGGCGCCGGGCCCCgttcctgctcctccacatCCAACTCCTGGTTCTTTCAAGATTGTCGGCGATTCTGGCGTCCCAGCTATGCACGCTGCTTTGATGCCAAATGGCAGAGTGATGTTCTTGGACAAGGTGGAGAATTACACTCAACTGAACTTGCCAGATGGCAGACTTGCGTACTCGGCAGAGTATGATCCGGCTACAAACGAGGTCGTTCCACTGGGCTACAAGACGAATGCGTTCTGTGCTGGCGGTACCTTCATGGCAAATGGTACTCTGCTGTCTGTTGGAGGCAATGGAAATCTCTCATGGCTTGATCCTGGAGTTGAAGATGGCTGGAAAGGCTTGCGATACCTGACAAGATCTGCATCAGACGACGTTCGTGATGGCGAAGATTGGATCGAGCCTGGAAATCAACTCGACACTGCTCGGTGGTACCCTACTGTGCAGACCATGCCGGACGGAACGATCTTCGTAGCATCTGGCAGCTTGAACGGCCTGGATCCGGCGAAGAACGAGAACAACAATCCAACCTACGAGATCCTGGATAGAGATGGTGTAAGCAAGGGCAAGTCGCTACCCATGGAGCTGCTTGTCAAAGCCCAGCCATACTACATGTATCCTTTCATCCACCTCCTCCCGGACGGAaatctcttcgtcttcacctCGAAGTCCTCAGAGATCTTCAAAGTCGGCGAAGATCGCACAGTCAAGTCATTGCCAGACCTACCAGGCGACTATCGCACATATCCCAATACTGGCGGTTCTGTCCTACTGCCACTTTCTTCTGCCAACGACTGGAATTCAGACATCGTCATCTGCGGAGGAGGCGCCTACCAAGATATCACCTCGCCGACAGATGCTTCTTGTGGCCGCATTGCTCCATTGGCCGAAGATGCAGACTGGGAGATGGACAGCATGCCAGAAGGCCGAGGAATGGTAGAAGGTACGCTCCTCCCAGATGGCACAGTCCTCTGGCTTAACGGCGGGAACAAAGGTGCCCAAGGCTTTGGTCTTGCGGAAGAACCTACTCTCGAGGCATTGATCTATGATCCTGCAGCAAAACTCGGCGAGCGGTGGTCGACAGGAGCAAAGAGCGAGATCCCGAGACTGTATCACTCCGTCGCGTTGCTCCTACTTGATGGTACTGTGCTTGTCGCAGGAAGTAATCCGGTCGACATGCCTGTcatggagaagagcaaggaaaCTCCTTTTCCGACAGAGTTCCGCGTCGAAATCTATACTCCACCATACCTTTCTGGGGATaacgcgaagaagagaccGGAGAATGTTGTCCTCGAGAGTAAGGAGCTCAAGGCGGATGGCACGAAATTCGAAGTGCTTTTTGACGCTCCAaaggaagcgaaggaagtcaAGATCGTGTTGTATCACGGAGGCTTTGTGACGCATTCGCTACACATGGGACATCGGATACTGTATCTGGATACCGAGGGATTCGAGGCAGGAAAGgctgagcagaagctggaagcgGCCATGCCTCCGAACAGCAATGTCGCGCCACCTGGACCGTACGTGGTTTACGTCGTGGTTGATGGAGTTCCGGGCATCGGACAGTTTGTCATGGTTGGGTAGGCTCGAGCACTTGGATGTTGGAAGTTGGATAGCGAAAATGTCTCTGGAAATCGAGAGCTGTCCAAGGTCATCTGTACGCTGGCATGACCTCCAAATGAGTGACGGCCAAGCGGAGCGACACTCAGAATACAAGGATAGACTCTAAATCAGGCGGAACTCCGAGCTGAATGAACTGCTGTTCCATGTGGCCTGCATCGTGGCTCGATCAAGTGTCCTTCAAACGTCCCCACTCAGGTCGCTGCTCGACATGATCTCCCTCCAACACCTTCCCTCTATCCCACTCTCTTTCGCCTTTTTTATTCCATTTCACATCATCGATACTCTTCTCTCCGTTATCTTTTGTACCGTTTTGCCAATTATCTACCTCTGCTTCCGTGAACCCTGCTGCACGAAGTCTTTCTGCTCCGGACTGTTTCCACTTTGCTCGATCTCGCAACGCTTCGAGAGCCATATCCCAATCGTTGCGATCTTCCTCCAGAGCAACATCGGCTTTGGGATCGTATGAGGCGTTGAAATGTGTGTCTATGCTCGTCGGATTCTGCGCGCCTCTGCCTCGCGCTTTAGTTTTCGATAGCGGCTGAGGTCCAATTGGGTCATCGAGAGGGTCAGAGTCGGAGTGAGTCGCGGCGCATTTTTCTCGAGAACGCGATCGTCGTTTATGTCGTTCGCGATTCCTTGATCTGTGCTCTGGAGACTGGGACCTGGACCTGGCTCTCTTGTGTCTACTACTGCCAGGCGCATACCTTTCCAGACTCCTCCTGCGACGTCTGTCACCATCCCTCTGCCGGGGTGATCGGGATCGCGACCTGCGCTTCTCCGTTGACTTGCTACTCTCGTGCCTCGATTTGCGATCGAGTCCATGCGATTCTGTCtcgctctttctctttcctcGCTGCAGATCCCACATGCGATGTCTTGCTTCTCGCTCTTCCTTTTGCTTCAAAGCAGTATTATGGCTGTCAATATCCCGAACCAGGTTCTTCAAGAAGCGTGCATTTGGTCGCACGCCTTGGCCGCGTGGTCGTGATCGTCCACCAATAGTCGCATTTCCAGAGCTGATGGCCGCAGCATCGCGCTTCAACAGCTCAACGACATAGTCGTCATCGAGGGATACATCGTTGTTAGACATGCTGAGGCGTCCAACGTGAATGCAAAGAGAGTGCAATACGATGGTCGTCGGTTCCTGACCATGACCATGTCAGAGATAAGAGAGCTTATCGGCGCACGGGCACGGGCCGCCATAGCGCGTCACTTCCGAAACTGGAAGTGAAACCAAAACAACGAAATCGCGTCTTCGCGAACAACTCCAAGAACCAACAAGGACTTTCCCTTCGAGTTGTCGCATTGTGATAGGGTTGACTACCTGTTGAAGATTCTTCTTTCTACACCAATCGAGACGCGGTCCTGCGAAGTAACATTGCACACAGTTGCATCACAGCAAGGACATCAGAACAACAATGGAAGCCTCATCGGCTCTCGCCCAACTGCAGCAACCACAAACTCTGTCAATTCTCCATATTTCCGAGCAAGTGATCACGCCTAGTAGCGACTCACAACCAGGGAACACATCGTACACACAACTCGGGAGCAGCCCTTCTGCTTTGGCAGCAGATCTGGTACACTACAAAGAACTGTTCTCCAAACTCCGATTCAGCTATGTCGAGCAGGTCACAAAGGAGCGCTTCCTGCGCGCAGTCGTCGCTTCGCAGCCCGAATTTGTGTCTGCCGAAGAAAACGCCGAATTGGAAGAAGCATTGAAAGCCGACAAGGAGGATTTGAAggccaagaaggaagaggtgACAGTCTTGATTGGCGATCTGGAAGCTCAAGGCCGCTCGCTTGCGCAGCGGTATGAGCAGGTACAACTCCAGACTGCTCAGTTGGAGAGTCTGCCCAAGCAGAtcgaggagctggagcagactATACAAAGGTTGAAGGAGAACCAAGAACCCAAACCTGAAGATGCCGAGATGGCGCTGCCTCTTCACCCCACTCTGGACCTGTTACGACAACGAGAGCAAGAGTCGCAAAGTCTAGATCTTGAGATTGCGAGGCTGCAGGCTGCTCTtccagcgaagaaggccgaggtGCAGAGATTGCAAGATGAATTGGCACCTATACAAATGAGGAAGATCAAGGCTGTGGAGGAAGCCAAAGATGCGAGGAGTCGACGggaaggtggtggtggaggagctgaTGATTTGGAAGAGAAGGGACGGTGGTTGCGAGGAGTTGAGAGCAGCTTGAAAGCCATGCTGGAGGTTTGAGGAGCGTCTCCAGCGAAGAACAGTCACGAAGAGTTGCGATTTTAGGAGTTCGGAGTCGACAGGACGATACCCTTACAATTACCAGAAAATGTTTGCATTATACTGAAGTCGGATTGCTTTGCAACCTCGATACTCTTCAAAAGCAACCTTTATACCTGACGAACGGTTCGACAAATCGAGAAAGCCGAAGGATAGTTTGTACGAGGCGGACAGTACACCTCTGTTCGTACAAAACGACCATCCCGCATTGGCCGTCCAGCAACGCACGTATCATCGACGCATCTCGATCACAGCTGCTACTCGTCATCAAACATGACGCTGTGGCTCTATGCCATGAGCAGCACTGTACACGTCCAGACCTAACATCTGACGTTTGCTTACGTTCGGCGAAATCCCAAATTGTGCACCGCAGTTCAGGCGACTGGTTCCAAGCTCCAAGCTCTCCAGAGTCTCCACCAACCTCCACATTCGGGGTCAGCTTAGCCTAAGCCGACAACACATCTAGACAACCCAGCGGCAAACTTCATCAGCACAAATTCTTCCACTCTGCTGAAGCTTCAACAATGACTTCCTAAACTCATCCACCCTCTGCAGCTCATGGCCACCGAACCCGACCCCTCAGCCCCAGAAATCCACATAACAAGAccatccatcatctccaaACCCCTCCAAATCGCCAAAGAAGTCATGGCAACTCCCGACCCCACCACAAGCACAACAAAACAAGGCAACCCACACGCCAAATACGCCCAATACCCTTCCCTTCGCAATAAAACAGTCCTCATCACAGGCGGAGCCGAAGGCATCGGCGCATCCGCAACCTCCCAATTCTCCCACCAAGGCTCCCGCGTCCTAATCCTCGACATTTCGGAATCCTCCGCCATAAAACTCATCGAAACGCTCAAATCCCAAggcgcttctcctcttccagcatTCTACCAATGTGATGTCTCCGATTTGAAAGCTTTGAAATCAACCTGCGATGAAATTTTGAAGAAATATGGAACGGTAGATATTCTGGTTAATAATGCTGCTTCGGCAGGAGgtgcagctcgagcaggaACTTTCGAAGTCACAGAAGAATCGTGGCAATTCGGCGTAGACGTAAATCTTCGTCATCAATTCTTTCTAACACAATACCTCGTCCCCGCGATGAAAACTTCTGGTCGAGGAGGGAGTATCATAAATATGGGCTCCATTACCTGGCGCATCCCAGCTACAGGACTGCCAGTTTATACAGCTTGTAAAGCCGCTATTCTCGGTCTCACTCGCACGCACGCGAAAGAATTTGGGAAGGATGGGATTCGAGTCAATTCGATTATGCCGGGGAGTATTGCGACGGAGAGACAGAGGAGGGAGGTTTTGACGGAGGACTATGAGAGGTTGACGTTGGAGAGTCAGAGTATCAAGAGGGTTTTAGAGCCGGATGAGGTGGGGAGGTTAATTTTGTGGTTGGGGAGTGAGGATTCGAGTGCGGTGACGGGGAGTAGTTATGTGGTTGATGGAGGGTGGGTTGGGGATACGTGAGTGTGCAGGGTGGGTGGGATGTTGTTAGGAGTGTGTCGAACACTTGCGAGAATTGCCTGAATATGGTAGTTTACTTGTATGTTGCATGCCCTTTCACAAGCTTCTCTCATTGTTTCCAAAGGCTACACCCGCCAGCATTTCGACGCAGGTTGCCACTGCTATTGTCTTGAATTGGAGTATTGAATTCGCCGCCGTCAGCGTCGTGATGTTGATTTTATTGATGGAGTTGCACTAACTACTGTACCCTGCAGTCAAATGGCAAATATGTTTCCATTGAGAACTAAATATCCTTCCCAAAATTCGTGTCAAGATCATTCTATCATTATCGTCAAAACAGGTTTCTAAACCCACGCACCGCGCTATGCCAATGCAAAATCGCTTCAACAGATCTCTCCTTTCCCAAAAGCCAGTTTCTAAGATCAAAACTTCTCCATAaaattcttcttcacagtcCACATTCTCGCCCTCTTGCCATAGATGTACATGGGAATCGTCGTCAGCATACACGCCAGTTGTATACCTCCAATCGAAACGAAAACGTCCTTGCTCCCCTCGCTTTCCAGCCAATGATTGAAGAACAAACTGAACACCAACCCGTGGAAGATATTTTTGCTAAAATTCAGCGTCACGAGAGCCTCGCCAGCGTATTGTCGGTAAGAGTCCACGGCAAAAGTGATACTCGTTGTTGATCCCAGTGAGCAGCCAAAGGAgatgaagccgaagaagatggtGGGAACGATCCAAGCGTCCTTCTCATGAGCCGACCAGCCATAACCCATAAGACCAATGGTAGTGGTAATGGCGATTGGAATGGCCATGACAAGTCGGAACTCGGGCTCGTAGACACCACCATTGCGACGTGCCATCCAGCGGACAATGATATCGGAGACTTTTCCAGCCACAGCTGTGCCAAGAATGCCGCCAACAAAAGGTGAGATGTAGACGAGGCCCGCCTGGAGTGCAGTAAAATTGTAAGTTTCTCTAGTCATGTAGATCTTGCTGATAGATTCGGACAGAACAATAAGCCAGCCAATGGAGAGCGCGTACACCAAGGCAGACCATAGGATGCTCGGATAGGCGAAGAGAATAAAAGGCCGGATCATCACTCGTAGCCAGGAGGAGTCTGACAATCTGCCAGAGTACGGGCTGAGCGACTGTACCCAAGTCTTTGGCGGTTGAGCAGCGTTTTGCTTTGTGTATTCGTTTCGAGGGTCTGGAACATCCGcaaaatcttttgcctttggTGTGAAGACCTGAGCTTCGGCAGCGGCAGGGTCGGCAGGAGGAAGGCTGAAGTAGTCATCGTGCGGGACATGTACTGGCTGTGGCGGCGATGGAGTGGTGCGCCCAGCTTTGGTCTCATCAGACGCAGCCTTCTCTTGTGATATTCCATTTCTGTCTTGCTCGTTGTTCAATACATCATTTTCAAAGTGTGCTGCACGTCTCTTCTCACCGTCGCCTGGGATTTCCGTTGCCTTTGCAGcaggtcgttcggtacggGACAATTCCGGGCTGGGAGGGCTCGATCGGATGATGGAGCGCGAAATGCTGCGAACGCTTCTCAAAGGATGCCTGTGCTTGTGTGGAACTGGAGTGCGATCCCAGAAAGTCTCGGGGACAAAGAAAAAGAGTAGAAACCAGGCGAAAGCGACAATGATAGCGACCATCCAGAACACCCACCTCCAGCCCAAGCTTTGGATGATGGCAGCGCTAACCAAAGGCACCAAATTCTTGCCACCAAGTAAGAGAAGAGTGTAGATGCCCAGTCGGTAGGCTTTTTCGTGCAAGAAGTAGATCTCTGCAACAGTGGCAGACGGCAAGCACTCGACGGAACTCACCGCGATACCCTGAAAGATACGTGCGGCAACCAAACTGCCAAAGTTGGGCGACTTGGCACACCAGATGGAGCTGAGGATGAAGCagatggcagcagcgaggTAGACGGGGCGCTTGCCAAACAAGATAGCCGTCGGACTGAGCACGACTGATCCAAGACCCAATCCCATCATGTACAGACCCGTGGTCAGGGCGACTCGAGGCTCGGAGACGTTGTACTCCTCCGATACGTCGTGAAAGCCAGCAGCCAGGATTGGTGTCATTCCTCCTCCAACCATGCAATAGAAGCCGAGCGAGAGCAAGGCGGCGTCTCGTCGCCACATTGCCCAGTTCAGCGGGTCATTCAGGCTTTCATCAGGCTGTGGCTCCAGCACAATCTTGCCGTCTGGCGTCTTTTTCTTTTCCGGCACGTTCCATCGAACCCTGGCCACAGAGCTCGATCTCGAGTGCGAACCGGGGCGCGGGGATTGGGGaaaggaggaggcggaggtgcgAGCGGGAGCATTCTTCATGCCCAGCGGCGCGTTGTATTCCGAGGCTTTGCTCAGGAGCAGGATGGAGCCGGGGACTTCTTCTGTGTCGGCGTCCAATATGCCCATTGTCCATTTGCGGCGAGTGCTAGCACGGTCGGGTGTGCTGCTGTTCTGTCTGCTCGCCGAGCGCGCCTTCTCCACGTCGGTGGACGCATCGTGCCCGTCTGCCATGGCGTGTCGAGCGGGGCAGCggtgagaggaggaggaggaagaggaggggtGTAGATCTATGTCAGTGGGaggaaagcagcagcagtgagaGAGGAGCAGGGCATGGTGTAGATGATATACGAAACGGTGAAATGCTTGGGAGCACGCCAAAGTGGCCTCGTGAGGACGTGACCAAGGGAATCCTTCTCACCGCACGTCGCAGGGAGCGCGCAGCAACGACGTCTGGTTGCCCGAAGAAGCTGTCGCTCGCGCTGCGGCATGTCGTATCGCGGCGGGATTGGATTGGCGCGAGATACAGTGCGTGCACACGCTTCGTGAGTCGCGCGCTGCTGATGCGGTCGGTGTCTCTGCACATGCTGCCAGATGACGATCGCAGACCGGGATTCCGTCGACGACCCGCAGCTCTTCCGCGTGCCGATTTATCACCACCCACAAACCACACCCTCTCCGCCAACACCCCCCATCCTGATGATCGACGTCTCGTGAgcttgtgcagctgcagctcaccCATCCTGGCCTTCCTTCCTGGGCGACCACGCCATTATCAACCATGTCCGCAGCTGTCACAAGACGAAGCGTTCCCTCGTCAGGCGCTGCAGAATGACGACAAGCAACGCCCGTCTTATCACTCATCGTGTGTGCCGGGCGAGCATGCGACACTATGTACTCACGAACTCCATGTGCAGACCATCTATCGTGCACATGTCTACAAAGTACGTACCGTCTCGGAAACCACTCCGCCCAGCATCTGAAACAATGACCCGAAATCGTGGTAATAACCCGCACTCCGAACATCTATACTCATACTGCTCCAACTCCCTGCGACAAATCGCAAAGCAAATTGATGCAGCACGCAAGGACAGAACCCTGAAACGCACCGGACCTCGCCAGATCTATCGAATGATATCTACACATGTGTTCACCACGTCAGTAGTACAAATAACCCTCACTCCTACCATACGTTTACGAGAGAAAGTCCTACTTCCTCACTTCCTCAAAGAGAATCAGACTCGCGGATCGAACCGGACCGATGGGCTATCTGCCCTATGCAActgcagaaagaagaaggtagGTGTCAGTACCGCACACGATTCCGGGGATTTTCGATGTCCATCGTTccgctcctcttcctctctttGGTAGGTGGTTTTTCCTTCCTATCACTCTAGATTTCCAGGATTAGCTGTTCTCAACAATTTTGGTTTTCCGGGACTTACCGTTTCCTTGCATTGGCTGCGCTGCTGAGCAGAAACCTATTGTGGGATGGCGCAAAAGAAAGAAGTCAGCATAGTTGGCAGTGGGGAATGGGGCCTACCTGTATATGCATTGTCCTATAAGGTGAAGCGGATGCATCATTGGGTGCCTGGGAATTTGGTGTGTCAGTTGGAAGCTCAGCAGTGGAGTTGGGGGTTACCTGGGGAATCCGAGGAGTGGAGGCTGCGAGGCCTAGTATGCGTGTTGTTGTAGATGACTGGCGAGCGTCTTGGGGAGAGGAGGAAGTTGGTGTTGAGAGAAAGTCGTGGGTTAAGTATTGCGATGGTGAGGTGAGACAATGGCTATCTGCTGGTGCTAATTGGGGATAGACAAAGCGACGTGAGACAAGAATGCTGTATTATCTGCTTCGCAAGACAAAAGAGACCGACACGTTTGCTTTGTGTCTGGGTTGAAACGATGTTGTAGACAAAGCATAACTGGTACGTGTCTCAAGCACCTACAGAAGACAATCTCGCTTTCGCAGCAGTAGAGCTCGACAGACAGGGCGATTGTCTTTGAAACAAAGTACCGGCAGTCTTCGAGCGAGCGTAACGTCAAGCGGACTGGTAGAGACGACTGTCAGACACTTTGATTGCCTTCGAGGCTGAGGAGTCCTCAACAGACACTTACGAGGAGAGCACAACGCAAGTGAGCTCCAGAAATTTGCCCGTGGATTGAGCTATCACAGCTTGTTACGATACTGACAACAAAGCACCGAAGATAGTTGATGCCCATAAAATTTGGAATTACCATCTTGACGACAGCAAGCTGTTTTTTCAAGGCGAGTGAATGCATCAACAGCAAATCACGCTTTCTCcaaagatgcagcagcttctcaGCTCCCGATATGGGCCACAGCCATGAACATGGTTTCACGATGACTAGAAGCCTAAGAAGAGGCTGATAAGAGTCAGCATGTGAGCTTTCACGAGTAACAGGTGTTGGGAGGCACACACGTTAGGCTTCCCACAGTAGCAAGGATGCGAGGTATGGAGGGAGTCTATAATGTTGATCGGAGAAGTGGCAGGTTTTAGAAGTGGCACCATCGTCTTTTGCTGCTGAAAGGATATTCTGCAGGCTACGTGGAGCAGCCTTGAAGATTTCGCCACCAAGCAGAGCTCGGAGGATATCTTCGATACACCGCCCCAGTTCTTGTCCAGTTAAGCTCCTAGACTGGGCCACCAGGAAACCGGTTTGTTACGATTCTTCGTAAGGGATTTCCAGCTCTCAACGGGAACATTTTCGCCGCCCGAGTGCTGGGCAAGTTCTCCCGTCAACATGTCCATCGTCAACCTCCAAGCTCTCCTTCACCCTCGAAACATGCTGCAGCGAATCTCCTCCATCactcttcatcctcagcatCACCCATCTCCTCGTCCTGattctcctcatcctccttcttggcaTTCTCCCACGCAAACTTCGCCTCCGTATCTTCACAGACAATCACAGATCCCAGCCCCGTAATCTGCTGCAACGATTCGCGCACTGTCTTCTCAGCCGATAGCGTACCGCGAGTATTCCACATTTCGAAATTGGCAAGGTGCAGTTTCTCAAGACTCGGTTGCTTGGCAACCATCTGCACGAGATCTTGCGCTTCCATGCGGCCATCATCGAGAATCAGCCTACGCAACGAGGGCATAAGACGAGCCGAGAGCAGGGTTCGCGCGAACAGATCCGTTGGCAGAGTGCGCTCTACATCCTTTGTAGGTCCGTCGATGAGATGGATTGTTTGAAGATATGGTGCTCGGGAAATGACTCCGACTGCCATGCTGACCGACGGGTTAACGCGATCGGATCCATTAGACTCGAAAGTAAAAGGAGGTTCGAGTCGGATACTCAGACCGAGGTGGCGGACACTCTGAAGCACCATCTCGAAATTGCGCAAGTGATAATCTCCGGCACCGATCAGCTTTGCCATGCAATACTGAGAGTCGACAAGGTAGAGTCCCTGAAGCTGGATGCCGCTAAGACTCAATGCTTCGAGAAGGATGTAGGTGTTGTCTTCGGGGTGAGAACTGTCCCGGAAGAATTGCTTGGTCATCTTTTGGTGTTTTCGATAAGTTGAGCCGAGCACCGGTTTGGGTCCATAATCCGCGTTGCTCGTGTCAACCAGAAATACGCTGTCGATATTGCAATCTCGACGCAGCGTGGAGAAGAGCGCCGTCAACAAGAGGTAGGGCCTCTTTGAAACGCGAAACTCTTGTTGTTTGTCCTGAAGGGATTTGCCGCCGTTGAAGGCACGGGTACTGTAGTGCGAAGCCAAGTTGAGTTCATCTGTGTACAGGCATAGTTTGCGAATGGCAGTTCCGAACTCGCGGGTTTTGGCGATCGTGATTGCTTCTTGCAGCCCCTCTTCGTCGTTCAAATTGAATCCGATGGTCTGGAATGTGTGAGCGATGAAAGTTCGTTTGGTCTTTGCGAGCATATTGTAGTTCGTGGCGCGAAGATGACCAAGGTCTTCGCAGCAGAGGTTGTCAGCGGCCATCTCGAAGATCTCTTGTGGAAGAGAGTCGAGGGTGGGAGGGTCCGCCACGGGTGTCGCCATTTTGGCTGGACTCGAGTTGCTGTAATTCAGTGAGATGTGTTACTCGATGTGAATTGAAGCAGTAGGATTGGTCGAAGTGATGTTGATAATGAGCAGAAGAGACTTGGAGCTTTGTACGTGTGGTGGCCGGAGATGATAGCGAATCCATGTGTCGCGGCGAGTGAAGCGCGACGGTTTAAGTCCCGAGTAGTGAACTACTCATGTGTAAAGTCCCGTGACCTGCCGCTCCAATCACTAAAGTCAAGCTGTGGGCATCCGCAACGCTGCAGGTATTATCTTTGAAGATCTTGCGCGCTGAGAGCGAATTGTCTCAGGGCATCAATCCACCAGCCAGGTGAGCTGCTGATCTGCACATCGAAGCAATATTTCATCTTCCGAATCAAACAGCTGGTCTTCAGTAGCTTGGTCGGTCGTGATATGTATTAGGCTTGGAAACAATCTACCCAGGGCTGCCTTTTTGCTTTCCCCCTCCATGATGAGCCCTTTCCTGTCGAGAAAGTACCAAGAGTGGAGCTCCAAGGTACGAAGATTGGATTGCAACTTCAATATGGCTGCAAGGTCAGTGATGTCCATTTGACCTTTCTCAAGAATGAGGTTTTTGAGCTTGGGAGCTTGTTCAGGAGCAGAGTCCCAACAAACCACTGTACGGGCTTTCTGTAGCAAGGGGTCCATGCATCAACATGAAGGCACTCCAGTTGCA
It contains:
- a CDS encoding uncharacterized protein (SMCOG1001:short-chain dehydrogenase/reductase SDR~antiSMASH:Cluster_5) is translated as MATEPDPSAPEIHITRPSIISKPLQIAKEVMATPDPTTSTTKQGNPHAKYAQYPSLRNKTVLITGGAEGIGASATSQFSHQGSRVLILDISESSAIKLIETLKSQGASPLPAFYQCDVSDLKALKSTCDEILKKYGTVDILVNNAASAGGAARAGTFEVTEESWQFGVDVNLRHQFFLTQYLVPAMKTSGRGGSIINMGSITWRIPATGLPVYTACKAAILGLTRTHAKEFGKDGIRVNSIMPGSIATERQRREVLTEDYERLTLESQSIKRVLEPDEVGRLILWLGSEDSSAVTGSSYVVDGGWVGDT
- a CDS encoding uncharacterized protein (antiSMASH:Cluster_5~CAZy:AA5), translating into MTALLALLLGAAIAQANIVFHYVQPTCDSSSLSTTGCLRGQVCLLNNTCVPASLSTRANAPPHEDGRCGKDFDDATCDPKGDYGGCCSSHGYCGKTDTHCLPKNGCQNGCESPTTSDPPQTTDHEPTLGRPTETPTTDGTCGAENGGSVCGDWVYGSCCSMMGFCGNSSAHCGEGCQSGPCDQAPVSPAPGPVPAPPHPTPGSFKIVGDSGVPAMHAALMPNGRVMFLDKVENYTQLNLPDGRLAYSAEYDPATNEVVPLGYKTNAFCAGGTFMANGTLLSVGGNGNLSWLDPGVEDGWKGLRYLTRSASDDVRDGEDWIEPGNQLDTARWYPTVQTMPDGTIFVASGSLNGLDPAKNENNNPTYEILDRDGVSKGKSLPMELLVKAQPYYMYPFIHLLPDGNLFVFTSKSSEIFKVGEDRTVKSLPDLPGDYRTYPNTGGSVLLPLSSANDWNSDIVICGGGAYQDITSPTDASCGRIAPLAEDADWEMDSMPEGRGMVEGTLLPDGTVLWLNGGNKGAQGFGLAEEPTLEALIYDPAAKLGERWSTGAKSEIPRLYHSVALLLLDGTVLVAGSNPVDMPVMEKSKETPFPTEFRVEIYTPPYLSGDNAKKRPENVVLESKELKADGTKFEVLFDAPKEAKEVKIVLYHGGFVTHSLHMGHRILYLDTEGFEAGKAEQKLEAAMPPNSNVAPPGPYVVYVVVDGVPGIGQFVMVG
- a CDS encoding uncharacterized protein (SMCOG1169:sugar transport protein~antiSMASH:Cluster_5), with the protein product MADGHDASTDVEKARSASRQNSSTPDRASTRRKWTMGILDADTEEVPGSILLLSKASEYNAPLGMKNAPARTSASSFPQSPRPGSHSRSSSVARVRWNVPEKKKTPDGKIVLEPQPDESLNDPLNWAMWRRDAALLSLGFYCMVGGGMTPILAAGFHDVSEEYNVSEPRVALTTGLYMMGLGLGSVVLSPTAILFGKRPVYLAAAICFILSSIWCAKSPNFGSLVAARIFQGIAVSSVECLPSATVAEIYFLHEKAYRLGIYTLLLLGGKNLVPLVSAAIIQSLGWRWVFWMVAIIVAFAWFLLFFFVPETFWDRTPVPHKHRHPLRSVRSISRSIIRSSPPSPELSRTERPAAKATEIPGDGEKRRAAHFENDVLNNEQDRNGISQEKAASDETKAGRTTPSPPQPVHVPHDDYFSLPPADPAAAEAQVFTPKAKDFADVPDPRNEYTKQNAAQPPKTWVQSLSPYSGRLSDSSWLRVMIRPFILFAYPSILWSALVYALSIGWLIVLSESISKIYMTRETYNFTALQAGLVYISPFVGGILGTAVAGKVSDIIVRWMARRNGGVYEPEFRLVMAIPIAITTTIGLMGYGWSAHEKDAWIVPTIFFGFISFGCSLGSTTSITFAVDSYRQYAGEALVTLNFSKNIFHGLVFSLFFNHWLESEGSKDVFVSIGGIQLACMLTTIPMYIYGKRARMWTVKKNFMEKF
- a CDS encoding uncharacterized protein (antiSMASH:Cluster_5), with amino-acid sequence MSNNDVSLDDDYVVELLKRDAAAISSGNATIGGRSRPRGQGVRPNARFLKNLVRDIDSHNTALKQKEEREARHRMWDLQRGKRKSETESHGLDRKSRHESSKSTEKRRSRSRSPRQRDGDRRRRRSLERYAPGSSRHKRARSRSQSPEHRSRNRERHKRRSRSREKCAATHSDSDPLDDPIGPQPLSKTKARGRGAQNPTSIDTHFNASYDPKADVALEEDRNDWDMALEALRDRAKWKQSGAERLRAAGFTEAEVDNWQNGTKDNGEKSIDDVKWNKKGEREWDRGKVLEGDHVEQRPEWGRLKDT
- a CDS encoding uncharacterized protein (antiSMASH:Cluster_5), with product MEASSALAQLQQPQTLSILHISEQVITPSSDSQPGNTSYTQLGSSPSALAADLVHYKELFSKLRFSYVEQVTKERFLRAVVASQPEFVSAEENAELEEALKADKEDLKAKKEEVTVLIGDLEAQGRSLAQRYEQVQLQTAQLESLPKQIEELEQTIQRLKENQEPKPEDAEMALPLHPTLDLLRQREQESQSLDLEIARLQAALPAKKAEVQRLQDELAPIQMRKIKAVEEAKDARSRREGGGGGADDLEEKGRWLRGVESSLKAMLEV